From Microbacterium sp. CGR2:
AGCCACTCCAGCATCCCGCTCAACGGGTGCACCGCGCGCTGGAAGTTGATGACCTCCCGGGAGAGCTCGTAGATGCGGCGGGAGAGGGCGTCGTCGTCGCTGTCGCCGAAGAGCTCGTCTTCGATCTCGTCGATGTCGTTCAGGAGGCCGGCGACGATCGGCTCGTACCCGTCGACGACCTCATCGAGGATCGCGTAGAGCACGGCTTCCGGTCCCATCGCGAGCAGTGCCGGGTTCGCCTCCATCCGCTGACGGACGGCGGCGAGGTTCGGTGATTCCGCGTGCCGGATCGTGACCACGAAGTCGGGGCCAACGAACAGGTGCAGTTCACCGAACTCGATCGACTCCTGCTCGTCCCGGTAGCGGGCGGGGCGCAGCACGGCGAAGAGCGTGTCGCCGTAGCGCTCCACCTTCGACCGCTGGTGACCCGACAGTGCGTCTTCGACGGCGAGCGGATGCAGGTCGAACTCGCGAGCGACGGACGCGACCTCTTCGGGGCTGGGTCGATAGAGACCGATCCAGGCGATGCCGCCCGCGGCATCCAGCATCCGGTAGGTCTCGTCCAGGTTCTTCGGGGTCTCCACGCGACGTCCTTGGACGTACACGCCGTTGTCGATGAGCGCCATGATCAGCTCTTTCTCGCAGGCGCACGGCGGCATGAGCCATCGTGCGCAGATTCGTCAGGGGCGGGAGACGCCGCCGACGGCTGCGAAGAACAACGTGCGGACGCGGAGAGGATGCTCAACGCGAGTGCGCACAGAGTCGCGACGCAGCAGTGGCGGCGTCGCTACTATCACCGGACATCGCCATCACCGCCTTTCGGACTCCTGGGGTCAGATGACCCGATCGGCCATGATACTCCTCGAAACCTGGGACAGCCGTTCCGTCTCACGAAGACGTCCGCTGTCGGTCGTTGAGCGAGCAGCGAAGCGACGAGACGAAGCGGTGCCTCCGCGTGCTCAACGACCGAGGGGGGAGGCCCGCCTACGGAACGATCGAGTCGATGTAGCCGCCGTCGACCCGCACAGCAGCGCCGGTGGTCGCCGAGGCCAACGGGGATGACAGATAGGCGACCATGTTGGCGATCTCCTGCGGTTCGATGAGCCGCTGCAGCAACGACTGCGGACGGTGCAGCCGCATGAACTCGCGCTGCGCGTCCTCCCAGGGGAGTGTCGAGTCGACGAGCTCGTACACGAAGTCCTCGACGCCGCCGGTGTGCGTGGGGCCGGCGAGTACGGAGTTGACGGTGACCCCGGTGCCCGCAGCATCCTTCGCGAATCCCCGAGAGACAGCGAGCAGCGCGGTCTTCGACATGCCGTAGTGGATCATCTCCGTGGGGATGACGACCGCCGAGTCGCTGGCGATGTTCAGCACCCGACCCCAGCCGCGCTCCTTCATCCCGGGAAGCGTCGCGCGGATGAGGCGTACCGCAGCGAGCACGTTGACCTCGAAGTACCGCCGCCACTCGTCGTCGGAGATGTCGAGCGCGGGAGTCGATCCGAAGATGCCGAGGTTGTTGACGAGCACGTCGACGGCTCCTGCGGCGGTGAGCACCGCATCCGCCCCCGCTTCGTTTGTGACGTCGCCGGGCGCGGCGACGAGCCGGCGCTCGGGTCCCTCGGTCTGGAGCTCCGAGACCACGGAGGCGACGGTCTCGGCGCTGCGACCGTTGATGGCGACGCGTGCCCCGGCATCCGCCAGTGTCGCCGCGATCGCGCGTCCGATGCCCTGGGTCGAACCCGTCACGAGTGCGGTCTTGCCGGTGAGGTCGATGATCATGGTGTTCCCTCCGTGGTGGATGCTGCCGAGTCCTGCAACCGTGGACCGGTCACATTCATGCCCGCTCTCGTCGCAGAGAAGCTCGTTTCCGGCGATCAGGCCTCGACGCCCACGAGTTCGGCGCTCTTCCTCCAGAGGGCCTCGGCGAGGTCGGCGTCATCTACCTGCGGGTTGACCCGGGTGCTCAGGACGCGCTCGTCGTAGTACGCGCCAGAGAACCAGGTCTCGTCGGGGGTTCCCTCGATGAACCAGCGCAGGTGCGAGCCGCCCTTCTCGCTGCCGATCAGGAGGAGGTGCTTCAGCGGGCTGCGGTACACCAACCGCATGATGCTCGACGATTCGGCCGCGAAGTTGGTGCGCACCGTCCCCGGATGGAAGGCCACCGCGCTCAGCCCCTCGGCATGGAACTTCGTGTGCAGGCTCTTCGCGAAGAGCACGTTCGCGAGCTTGGCATCGCCGTACGCCTTGTTCGCGCTGTACTGCTTTCGGTTGTCGAGGTCGTCGACGTCGATGCGGCCGAACAGCCGATGGCCGACACTCGACGTGTTGATCACCGCAGCGTCCGCCTTTCGCAGCTGCGGCAGCAGCAGATTCGTCAACAGGAACGGGGCGAGGTGATTAACCTGGATCGTCTTCTCGAAGCCGTCGATCGTCGGCGTCTGGTCGCCGAAGATGCCGCCGGCGTTGTTCGCCAGCACGTCGATCCCCTCGTCACCGACGAGTTCCCTGATCTGTTCGGCCAGCGCCCGGACGTCATCGAGACGAGCGAAGTCGGCGACCAGATGTTCCGCCCGGATCTCGCGCGCGACCGCGGCGGTCTTCTCGGGCGATCGACCGACGAGCAGCAGACGATGCCCCGATGCGGCGAGTTGACGAGCGGCGGCGGCCCCGATGCCGTCGGATGCTCCGGTGATGACGATCGTCTTCTGGGGCATGGAGGCCTTCCGGATCGGATGCTGCGGGGGTGTGACGAGCCGGCGGATGCCGGCGGCGATGCGTTGCGGCGCAGCGGTCCGATTCTCAGCCGGCGTACGGAGCGACGGGCAGACCGCGCACGCCGGGGCGAACCGCGAACACGGACCCCGCCGCGGTGTCATGGTCGACCGGCAGGCCCTGCGCCGAGGTCGTGATGTAGAGAGTGCCGAGGTCGTCGTCGCCGAACGTGCAGGCGCTCACCTGGGGCACGGGCAGCTCGATCGTGGCGATCAGCGCACCGGAGGCGTCATAGCCGTGCACAGCACTGCCGCCCCACAGGGCCACCCAGACGCTGCCGTCCTCGGCGACCGTCAACCCGTCGGGAGCGCCCTGCTCCTCGGGCACCTTCACGAATGCGCGTCGACCGCGCAACTCTCCGTCGACGACGTCGAACACGTCGACACGCTGCGTGGCGGTGTCGTTGAAGTACGCGCGGCGGCCGTCGGGCGAGAACCCGATGCCGTTCGACACGGTCGTGCGGGGAACCAGGGTCGACACGGCGAGGTCGGCGTCGAGCCGGAGCAGCACGCCGGCATCAGGGGTGGACTCGTAGCTCATCGAGCCGGCAAGCAGGCGGCCTCGTGCGTCGCAGCATCCGTCGTTCATGCGCACCGCGGGGTCGTCGAGGAGGCGGGCGGCCTCTCGCGCCTCACCGTCGACGTCATCCGCGAGATACAGGGTTCGGGCGCCGACGGCGACGAGGCCGCCATTCCGGCGCGGCCGGGCGAAAGCCAGGTATTCATCGTCGAAGTGCTGGCGGGTCACGCCGTCTGAGCGCAGGGTGAGCAGATCGCCGGCGTCGCCGTCGACGAAGCGCAATCCGCCCCATCCACCCCACCACACGGGGGCTTCGGCGTGGTGAGCGATCGGTCCGGTGACGTTCTCAGGGGTCATATGCCTTCTCGGGGTTTCGGCGGGGAGGAGCGCAGCGGCTCGGCGACCGGCATCCGCTCGGCTTCCGGTGGTGGCGCGGGTGCGGCTCCGGGGTCGGTGACGGGGCGCGCGGAGATCTCCTTGGCGACCTGCTGCTCGAGCACGGTCACCGCGTCGTCGGACAGCAGGATGAGCCCGTCGAGCTCTTCCCGTACACGCTTGTAGGCGACATTCCGCTCAGCCTGGGTGGCCGACTCGTCGACGGCGACCTTGAGGAGCTGCTGCGCCCGCTCGAGGCGCTTGCGCTCCGCCGCCGTGAAGGTCGAGTCCCGCAGGCGCCGCGCGTCTTTCTCGGCTATCTCGAACGCCACGGCGTAGTCGCCGACGGCCTGCAGATACTCGGCGACCTGATGCTCGGTCACCTTTCTCTCGGCGGAAGCCGGGCGCAGAGCATCCGCCGTCTTCTTCGCCCGCAGGAAAGCGGCAGTCAGCGGCTGGCGGCCGTCGCTCATGGCGGGGTAGGCGATCAGCTTGGCGACATCGAGCTCGTAGTCCAACCACCGGGCCGTGATCTCATCGTGCTCGGCGAACAGGCGTACGAGCAGGTCGTCGGGAGCGACGGATGCCGTGGTGTCGACGACCGACGGCCCGCGCCGCTTGTCCTGGCGGGTCAAGGCGCGTGCCTCGATCTCGGCGGCCTTGAGTTGGGCCTTCATGCGGAGGGTCTCCAGGCGGCGTTCGTGACGGCGCTTCGCGCTCTGCTCCCATGCTTTGGCGGCGCCACCGGCCATCCCCATGACGGGGAAGATGAGCCACCAGTAGTTGCCCGCCCACTGCCAGAACTCTTGCATGATGTGCTCAGCCTACTTCTCGTGGTGCCGCGGATGTCTGCGGTTGATACGGTCAGAGGATGATCACCGGCGTCGTGCTGAAGATCGTGCTCGTCGCAGTGGCGCTGGTCGTCCTCGTGGTGATCGTGCGGTCGCTGTTCGTGCGACCCGACCCGGCGCGGGGCCGCGGCCGCGGCATCCGACCGCCGAGGGGGATGGTGATCGCCGCCGGGGTGCTGCTGGCTCTCGGTCTGGTGTCGTCGGTGCTGGGTTTCGGCAGCGGTGACATGCGCGACCCGGTGCCGTTCCGCATCGCCTCTGTCGTGCTGGTCGCTGCCGGACTCGTGGTCCTGCTCGTCGACCGCCGTATGCGCCGTCGCTGATCGGTCGCCTGAGCGCCTCGACACCAGCCGTTCACTCAGCGTTACGTTCCGAGTACGGCGGTCTCGTAATTGCCTGTCACCTTCGCGAGTTGGAATACCGATGTTCTCGGAATTCCGGAACGTCTCCTCCCGAAAGGTCATCATGCGCCGCTTCACCCTGCCCGTCGTCGGCCTCCTGGGCGTCGCCGCCCTCGCACTCGCCGGTTGCCAGAGCCCCACAGCGGAGGCGGCCCCTGCCGATCCCGACGCTCCCATCACGA
This genomic window contains:
- a CDS encoding magnesium and cobalt transport protein CorA, producing the protein MALIDNGVYVQGRRVETPKNLDETYRMLDAAGGIAWIGLYRPSPEEVASVAREFDLHPLAVEDALSGHQRSKVERYGDTLFAVLRPARYRDEQESIEFGELHLFVGPDFVVTIRHAESPNLAAVRQRMEANPALLAMGPEAVLYAILDEVVDGYEPIVAGLLNDIDEIEDELFGDSDDDALSRRIYELSREVINFQRAVHPLSGMLEWLQRGSEKYRIDEELQRSLRDVLDHTIRVNERVDSFRAILENALTVHSALVARRQTEAGLAQNDEIKKISSWAAIIFAPTLVGTVYGMNFDMMPELDWAFGYPMALGAMAAFAVALYGVFKYKRWL
- a CDS encoding SDR family NAD(P)-dependent oxidoreductase; amino-acid sequence: MIIDLTGKTALVTGSTQGIGRAIAATLADAGARVAINGRSAETVASVVSELQTEGPERRLVAAPGDVTNEAGADAVLTAAGAVDVLVNNLGIFGSTPALDISDDEWRRYFEVNVLAAVRLIRATLPGMKERGWGRVLNIASDSAVVIPTEMIHYGMSKTALLAVSRGFAKDAAGTGVTVNSVLAGPTHTGGVEDFVYELVDSTLPWEDAQREFMRLHRPQSLLQRLIEPQEIANMVAYLSSPLASATTGAAVRVDGGYIDSIVP
- a CDS encoding SDR family NAD(P)-dependent oxidoreductase — encoded protein: MPQKTIVITGASDGIGAAAARQLAASGHRLLLVGRSPEKTAAVAREIRAEHLVADFARLDDVRALAEQIRELVGDEGIDVLANNAGGIFGDQTPTIDGFEKTIQVNHLAPFLLTNLLLPQLRKADAAVINTSSVGHRLFGRIDVDDLDNRKQYSANKAYGDAKLANVLFAKSLHTKFHAEGLSAVAFHPGTVRTNFAAESSSIMRLVYRSPLKHLLLIGSEKGGSHLRWFIEGTPDETWFSGAYYDERVLSTRVNPQVDDADLAEALWRKSAELVGVEA
- a CDS encoding SMP-30/gluconolactonase/LRE family protein — encoded protein: MTPENVTGPIAHHAEAPVWWGGWGGLRFVDGDAGDLLTLRSDGVTRQHFDDEYLAFARPRRNGGLVAVGARTLYLADDVDGEAREAARLLDDPAVRMNDGCCDARGRLLAGSMSYESTPDAGVLLRLDADLAVSTLVPRTTVSNGIGFSPDGRRAYFNDTATQRVDVFDVVDGELRGRRAFVKVPEEQGAPDGLTVAEDGSVWVALWGGSAVHGYDASGALIATIELPVPQVSACTFGDDDLGTLYITTSAQGLPVDHDTAAGSVFAVRPGVRGLPVAPYAG